ATACCGGGATTCATCGCCAGCACTTTTGGCGGTACCGGGAACACATAACGCTTATCATTGGCCGGCAGCGTATAGGTCTGTCCGTTGTGGGTATGGGTAACGGTTTTAGCGAAACGGGCGTCTTTGTTCAACCGTTTCAGATCGGCCAGGCGGTAGTATCCCATCAGGGCCAGTTCTCTTCTGCGTTCGTCCAGTACCAGGCGAAGCGCCGCCTCATTGTCGGAAGCTACCAATGGCTGGTTGTTTACAATACGGCTATTGCGCAGCGTGTTGATCAGTTGCAGCGCCCTGTCTTTGTTGCCTGTTCGCGCTTCCGCTTCTGCGGCGTTCAGGTACAATTCAGGGGTACCTACACCTAAATTAAAGTCAACGTAAGCCGCCCACAATACACGGCCCGGGAATAATATTTTATTCGGGCCAAAAAGCGCTTCCCCGTTGCAATAGAACAGGCTAAAACGCTTGTCTGTAGCGCCTGCCGGCAGGTCCTTTTGGTATACACCGATCAGGTCCTGACTGGCATATACTTCTGTAAAAATGCTGGATGAGCTGGGTGTACCTCTGCGGAACCAAACGGTTTCCTTATTGAGATGACCATCCGGGAAAACTGATTTATCCATCGGGTTGTATACACGGCTCCAGGTACCTTTCTGGACATCATACGAGGAGTAAGTCATCAGCGTATTATTCACAGCAAGCGCTTTGTTGGCATTATCAAGCGCCGCTTTATAATCGGCCATGTATAGGTTCACGCGGCTTAACAGGCCATAAGCAGCACTTTTAGCCGGCTTCAATGTGTTGGGTACGTTGTCCGGCAGGTTCGGTAATGCTTCCTCCAGGTCCTGTTTGATTTGTGCATATACAGCGGCAACGCTTCTTCTCTCGTAAGGCTGGGTGATATCTTCCGTTAATACCAGCGGCACCCCTAATGCAGCAGAAGCGTTGGCAGGATCATATTGTTCGGCATAGATATTTACCAGTGTCAGGTATTCAAATGCACGGGCTACCTGTGCCTGTGCGCGCAGTCGCTTTTTGTCCTGTTCAGTAGCATCTGCCACCTTCATTACGTTGTTGATAACGGTGTTGCAGGTGAAGATGTTAGCGTAGGTTGGGTTCCACTGAGGGTCATTATCGTTCTGGTCTAGTATCTGTCCGGGAGAGAAATTATACAGATTACGTTTATACACGCTGAGGAATGAATAAGATGCCTGCTGATTGACATCATTATCCTCGCCACCTTCCACATCATCGGTGATATAGGCAGGATAGGCAGCCACCGCAGCTACAAGGCTGGTGCTGTTCATCAGTTTCTGATAGTCGTCAAAATACTCAGGGATGGTATATCCTTTCGGCTTTATATCAAGGTATTTGTTACAGGCAGATAACATTGTCAAAGATATGCCTGTCATTAACAGTATGAATATTTTTTTCATGTTTGTCTGTTTAGAAATTAACATTTACACCAATCGTATAGCTCGGTGGAACCAATTGGCCTCTGGTGAGAGAACTAAAAGCTGTACCATTCCATACTTCCGGGTCCAGATTTTGTTTATTGGCAGACCAGCGCCATACATTCTGTACCTGGAAGCTCAGTCGTGCGCTTTGTATGTAAGCCTTTTTCAGCAACGATAACGGAAGATTATAACTCAGGGTCACATCACGCAATTTGATATAGGATGCCTTACTGATGTGATTATCAGCCGCATCCCAAATGGCGGTAGTAGTGGTAGAAGCACCGCTGAAATAGGCTGGTGCGAGGTCCGGATTCTGTTCATCACCAGGCTTCTTCCAGTAGTTTAGCGCCAGACGGTCCATGTTGCTGGTGTAATTCAGCTCAGGGAACTTGGTCAGATAAGGTGCTGTCACATCCCTCATAACGTGGCCTCCATAACAGATAAACATAAAAAAGAGATCAAAATCCTTGTAATGCAGGGTGTTCTGTAAAGACGCTGAATACGGCGGGACAGTTGTTCCGCTGTAAACCAGGTCGCCGATGGTTAGGTTCTGCGTGGATTTCACGATCTTTCCGTCTTTGGTATAAGCCTGTGGCTTTCCGGTAGCATCCAGCCCGGCGTAACGAATACTGTACAATCCATCCAGCGGAATCCCCTGCCGGCGTTGCAGATCGTATACATATCCGTACAATGAATTATCAGATACGTCCAGCTTGGTCAACTCGTTTTTGTTGTAATTGAAGTTAAACGTAGTATTCCAGCGGAAATCGCGGGTTTTAACATTTGTGCTGGTCAGTGTAATATCTATACCACGGTTATACATACTACCGTAGTTGACAATATAGGAATTCCAGCCAAGTGTAGGGTCCGCCGCCATTCTGCCCAGCAGGTCGGAAGTATTTTTATTATAGAATTCAACAGAACCAGTCAGTCTGCCAGTGAACACGCTGAAGTCAACACCGATATTGGCCAGCTTGGTTTTTTCCCAACGTAATCCAGCATTAGGCGGACTGTATACATAAGCTTGTGATTCATTGGTGAGGGGATTGGTGTTATTGTCCATAGTGATCATATATGGACCTGCATCTTTAGGGATATTGCCATTCACACCATACGTGGTACGTACGGCCAGACGATCCAGCCAACTGATGTCTCCACCATCTGTTACTACATACATCAGACCTGCTGACCACATCGGTTTATATTGATATTTGGGATCTGTACCAAACAGGTTGGACTGGTCCATTCTGATACTGCCGGACGCTGTCAGCCTGCGTTTATAAGAGTAGGAAGCATTACCGTAAAAGGACACAAACCTGTCTTCCAGGTCACGGAATCCTCTTTCTCTGTCTTTGCTTCTGCTATCCAGCTGGAACTGGTTGAAAAGTGCCTGGGTATTTTTCCTGGTCTGACTGAGCGACAGTTCATTTATTGGTTTATAATTGAGGCTAAACTCATCATAACCATATTTGTAGATATTGGTAGAAGTATTTCTTACCTGGCGGCGTTCTGCGCCGGCCAATACCTGGACTTCATGATCACTGCCAATTAGTTTATCGTAATTCAACTGGAACCGCAGCATATTGGTGGCCACAGTGGTCCTTGTTTCATTAAACTGTCCACCAACCGGCAGCATGGAGAATGCTGAGTCAACAGGCGTAGCATCATTAAGCGTGGTTGTTACCCAATTGGCATTTTTACGATATAACTGCTGTATGGTAGTGTCCATACGCTCTGACTGATAACGTACATCCAGCGTCAACCCGTTGATGATTTTGAAATTGGCGCCAATGTTGAGATTCAGATAGTTGCCTTTTCTGGTGTAATGTTGTCTGCCAAGTTCATCCAGGGGGCGATAGGTTTCATCCTGCAGCCCCA
The Chitinophaga varians genome window above contains:
- a CDS encoding RagB/SusD family nutrient uptake outer membrane protein translates to MKKIFILLMTGISLTMLSACNKYLDIKPKGYTIPEYFDDYQKLMNSTSLVAAVAAYPAYITDDVEGGEDNDVNQQASYSFLSVYKRNLYNFSPGQILDQNDNDPQWNPTYANIFTCNTVINNVMKVADATEQDKKRLRAQAQVARAFEYLTLVNIYAEQYDPANASAALGVPLVLTEDITQPYERRSVAAVYAQIKQDLEEALPNLPDNVPNTLKPAKSAAYGLLSRVNLYMADYKAALDNANKALAVNNTLMTYSSYDVQKGTWSRVYNPMDKSVFPDGHLNKETVWFRRGTPSSSSIFTEVYASQDLIGVYQKDLPAGATDKRFSLFYCNGEALFGPNKILFPGRVLWAAYVDFNLGVGTPELYLNAAEAEARTGNKDRALQLINTLRNSRIVNNQPLVASDNEAALRLVLDERRRELALMGYYRLADLKRLNKDARFAKTVTHTHNGQTYTLPANDKRYVFPVPPKVLAMNPGIPQYER
- a CDS encoding SusC/RagA family TonB-linked outer membrane protein, giving the protein MKLTVMLLLAAFMHVSAGTFAQTVTLSLKKAPLTRVFREMQQQTGYSFLYSKEDLQRTDHVDLDLKNVQLSAALKLCFEDQPLTFTIVDKVVIIKRAQSAAPSAIEKITAIPVTGTIIDSSGTALPGASVVIKGTTRSAISDVDGRFNIDAKPGDVLVIRYVGFNTKEVTVGKNSSIQIKLEQLSSRLAGISVVSTGYQTISKERATGSYSTISADDMAGKMQTGILDRLEGMAAGMTSYKGKMQIRGVTTLGNQTAPLYVIDGMPFEGDSAVINPADIATVTVLKDATAASIYGARAANGVIVMTTKQGKAGAMRVTYNNAIKFTPLPSRSYRNLMSSAELVDFQRDMFNYRSGDYGAIDPRKGMNDVYRLLYERKGNKITEEQLQSALDVYRNSDRYEQMTDELLRKAMVTNQHTLGFSGGSEKYRYNLSVNYLGTNPYEKAQQSQRVGYNLRNTFNFTKWMRVDVGVLGSSIKEDFDNGFLGMKNYNTGKASYYMLRDPNGQPTQWYLNKSQYEIDRLKGLGLQDETYRPLDELGRQHYTRKGNYLNLNIGANFKIINGLTLDVRYQSERMDTTIQQLYRKNANWVTTTLNDATPVDSAFSMLPVGGQFNETRTTVATNMLRFQLNYDKLIGSDHEVQVLAGAERRQVRNTSTNIYKYGYDEFSLNYKPINELSLSQTRKNTQALFNQFQLDSRSKDRERGFRDLEDRFVSFYGNASYSYKRRLTASGSIRMDQSNLFGTDPKYQYKPMWSAGLMYVVTDGGDISWLDRLAVRTTYGVNGNIPKDAGPYMITMDNNTNPLTNESQAYVYSPPNAGLRWEKTKLANIGVDFSVFTGRLTGSVEFYNKNTSDLLGRMAADPTLGWNSYIVNYGSMYNRGIDITLTSTNVKTRDFRWNTTFNFNYNKNELTKLDVSDNSLYGYVYDLQRRQGIPLDGLYSIRYAGLDATGKPQAYTKDGKIVKSTQNLTIGDLVYSGTTVPPYSASLQNTLHYKDFDLFFMFICYGGHVMRDVTAPYLTKFPELNYTSNMDRLALNYWKKPGDEQNPDLAPAYFSGASTTTTAIWDAADNHISKASYIKLRDVTLSYNLPLSLLKKAYIQSARLSFQVQNVWRWSANKQNLDPEVWNGTAFSSLTRGQLVPPSYTIGVNVNF